A stretch of Brassica napus cultivar Da-Ae chromosome C6, Da-Ae, whole genome shotgun sequence DNA encodes these proteins:
- the LOC106404284 gene encoding neurofilament medium polypeptide-like, with amino-acid sequence MGATILVEGILMASNPVTSIPEERLLRARNFNEFCKYPWGNLDFDYLRKEVERDDEIQFPLCLHWKETKSLFIEEVNRFDQMEKVDVKCILGDPELHSDLVEDVDYWLNGSVDIAVAEAEVDENNYVLGIDANDQEKIEFLTKKVVSLEEKVKYLEGLLNIRGETVKETEKSKETEAATKTKVNEQNADYELDEAEVLQNYIDAKRQEIAKPQEEEKQEVDVDDGDKESENSETNEGQTQEEEEQQQEDETEVNADVDVGAKESENPKTNEGMKKCVTPPREVQQQVEDDAKVDVGAKEIENPETNEDGEVNEDASKKPVKGTKKRGRGTKGMKKCVTPPREVQQQVEMMQKWTSDGEVNEDASKKSVKGTNKRGRGTKGMKKDATPSREVQQQVEDDAEVDDGEVNEDASKKPVKGTKKRGRGTKGMKKCVTPPREVQQQVKDDAKVDAKESENPKTNEDGEVNEDASKKHVKFTKKRGRVTKEPNVDTSKSKRQKKQEDSAADVIGRVLEYLKKAD; translated from the exons ATGGGAGCTACAATCCTTGTGGAAGGGATATTAATGGCAAGCAATCCGGTGACAAGTATACCAGAAGAGCGTCTGCTTCGAGCTAGAAATTTCAACGAGTTTTGCAAGTATCCCTGGGGGAATTTGGACTTTGATTATTTACGGAAAGAAGTGGAGAG GGATGATGAAATTCAGTTTCCCTTGTGCTTGCATTGGAAAGAAACCAAATCGCTTTTTATTGAGGAGGTTAACAGATTCGACCAAATGGAGAAG GTTGATGTCAAATGTATCCTTGGAGATCCCGAATTGCATAGCGACTTGGTTGAAGATGTTGACT ATTGGCTCAATGGAAGTGTCGACATTGCCGTTGCTGAAGCTGAAGTGGACGAAAATAATTATGTTCTTGGGATTGATGCAAATGATCAAGAAAAGATTGAATTCCTCACTAAGAAGGTAGTGTCTCTTGAAGAAAAAGTGAAGTACCTTGAAGGTCTTTTGAACATTCGTGGAGAAACAGTGAAg GAAACTGAGAAGTCAAAAGAAACAGAAGCCGCCACAAAAACCAAG GTAAATGAACAGAATGCCGATTATGAACTTGATGAAGcagaagttttacaaaattatatagatGCCAAAAGACAGGAAATCGCTAAG ccacaagaagaagagaaacaagaAGTCGATGTGGACGACGGTGATAAAGAGAGTGAAAATTCAGAAACCAATGAA GGACAAACACAAGAGGAAGAGGAACAACAACAAGAGGATGAGACAGAAGTCAATGCAGATGTGGACGTCGGTGCTAAAGAAAGtgaaaatccaaaaaccaatgaa GGAATGAAGAAATGTGTAACACCCCCACGTGAAGTACAACAACAAGTAGAGGATGATGCAAAAGTGGACGTCGGTGCTAAAGAAATTGAAAATCCAGAAACCAATGAA GATGGAGAAGTAAATGAGGATGCATCTAAAAAGCCCGTGAAGGGTACAAAGAAACGTGGAAGAGGAACTAAG GGAATGAAGAAATGTGTAACACCCCCACGTGAAGTACAACAACAAGTAGAGATGATGCAGAAGTGGACGTCG GATGGAGAAGTGAATGAAGATGCATCTAAAAAGTCCGTGAAGGGTACAAATAAACGTGGAAGAGGAACTAAG GGAATGAAAAAAGATGCAACACCCTCACGTGAAGTACAACAACAAGTAGAAGATGATGCAGAAGTGGAC GATGGAGAAGTAAATGAGGATGCATCTAAAAAGCCCGTGAAGGGTACAAAGAAACGTGGAAGAGGCACTAAG GGAATGAAGAAATGTGTAACACCCCCACGTGAAGTACAACAACAAGTAAAAGATGATGCAAAAGTCGATGCTAAAGAAAGtgaaaatccaaaaaccaatgaa GATGGAGAAGTGAATGAAGATGCATCTAAAAAGCACGTGAAGTTTACAAAGAAACGTGGAAGAGTAACTAAG GAACCTAATGTTGACACCTCCAaatcaaaaagacaaaagaaacaagaagattCAGCTGCTGATGTGATAGGACGTGTATTGGAATATCTGAAAAAAGCAGATTAG
- the LOC125588307 gene encoding uncharacterized protein LOC125588307, whose amino-acid sequence MKCLKTIIPDEEDLVFVSDRATSIENALLQHYPFAHHGICIFHFEKNVQDNFKSSTLVPLVVEAAYAYTKDDFDCYFHEIEASDIVLADYLRKENFRKWSRAYSPANRFNIMTSNLAESINSLLKVSREYPIVCLSDTIRMIMTRWFTERRERGVRHMHPVTFDVGNKMKVLYDFTSRFLEVSKINDSEFEVKGDTRDQVVNFQTRHCSCFVFDVEKFPCARAIAAAKAGNKHENDYVDEFFSNERFKLAYSESVYPVGDKTYWDIPPHVALFVCRPPSTRFPSGRRKKKRIPSSWEYENIGPYPNHHPSLTNVGDVDRNVTTKVVV is encoded by the exons ATGAAATGTCTGAAAACCATCATTCCTGATGAAGAGGATTTGGTTTTTGTCTCTGATCGTGCAACCTCTATTGAAAACGCTCTTTTACAACATTATCCGTTTGCTCACCATGGAATCTGCATCTTTCACTTTGAAAAGAATGTCCAGGACAATTTCAAGAGTTCAACACTTGTCCCTTTGGTTGTTGAAGCTGCTTATGCCTACACCAAGGATGATTTTGATTGCTATTTTCATGAGATTGAGGCGTCCGACATTGTATTAGCAGATTATCTTCGTAAAGAAAACTTCAGGAAGTGGTCCCGAGCTTATTCTCCTGCTAATCGCTTCAACATCATGACGTCAAATTTGGCAGAATCTATAAATTCTTTGCTGAAAGTGAGTCGTGAGTATCCAATAGTCTGTCTTTCTGACACTATTAGGATGATAATGACTAGGTGGTTCACTGAACGACGTGAGCGAGGAGTTCGTCACATGCACCCTGTCACGTTCGATGTGGGGAACAAGATGAAGGTGCTATATGATTTTACGTCTCGCTTTCttgaagtttccaaaatcaATGATTCAGAGTTTGAAGTTAAGGGAGATACAAGAGATCAAGTGGTGAATTTTCAAACAAGGCATTGTTCATGCTTTGTGTTTGATGTTGAGAAGTTTCCTTGTGCTCGTGCAATTGCTGCTGCAAAGGCTGGAAACAAGCATGAAAATGATTATGTCGATGAGTTTTTCTCCAATGAAAG GTTTAAACTAGCATATTCAGAGAGTGTATATCCTGTTGGCGATAAAACATATTGGGATATTCCTCCCCATGTAGCTTTGTTTGTCTGTCGCCCTCCATCTACACGCTTTCCTAGTGGCAGGAGGAAAAAAAAGAGGATTCCAAGTTCGTGGGAGTATGAAAATATCGGTCCATATCCAAACCATCACCCAAGTCTTACAAATGTAGGAGATGTGGATAGAAATGTCACAACAAAGGTAGTTGTGTAG
- the LOC125589220 gene encoding probable disease resistance protein At1g15890, which translates to MGGCVSVDIPCDQVVSQTHRCLFGDGNHIHMMKANLEALDTATRELRERRVDLSRRVSLEEDKGLERLAKVEGWLSRAESIDSEVSDLLREEPTETKRLCLFGYCSKNCISSCKYGKKVSKKLEEVKELLSKGVFEELAEKRPASKVVKKDIQTTIGLDSMVGKAWDSIMKPEGRTLGIYGMGGVGKTTLLARINNKFDKEVNEFDVVIWVVVSKDLQYKVIQDQILRRLRADQELEKETEEKKASFIDNILRRKKFILLLDDLWSAVDLNKIGVPRPTQENGSKIVFTTRSKKVCRDMEADDELKMDCLSTNEAWELFQNVVGEAPLKKDPEILTLAEKISKKCHGLPLALNVIGKAMSCKEDVHEWRHANDVLKSSSREFPGMEENILSVLKFSYDGLEDEKVKSCFLYCSLFPEDYEIKKEELIEYWINEGFINGKRDEDGSNNKGHVIIGSLVRAHLLTESETTVKMHDVLREMALWIGSTSGKEEEKQCVKSGVKLSCIPDDINWSVSRRISLMSNQIEKISCFPKCPNLSTLFLRDNDLKGIPGKFFQFMPSLIVLDLSHNRSLRDLPEEICSLTSLKYLNLSYTRISSLSVGLKGLRKLISLDLEFTKLKSIDGIGASLPNLQVLKLYRSRHYIDARSIEELQLLKHLKILTGNVTDASILESIQGVEGLVRCVQRLRIINMSAKDLTLNTVALGGLRELEIINSKISEIKIDWKCKGKEDLPSQYFKHLFSIVIHDLEGPKELSWLLFAPNLKHLEVIRSPSLEEIINKEKGMSISNVHPPDMTVPFPKLESLTLRGLPELERICSSPQALPSLKDITHCPKLSLESFQDTSRYVEIEE; encoded by the coding sequence ATGGGAGGGTGTGTATCAGTAGATATACCATGTGATCAAGTGGTGAGTCAAACCCACAGATGCTTATTTGGGGATGGAAATCACATCCACATGATGAAGGCTAATCTCGAGGCTCTGGATACAGCTACGCGAGAACTTAGAGAAAGGCGAGTTGATCTGTCAAGAAGAGTTTCCCTAGAAGAAGATAAAGGTTTGGAGCGGCTTGCTAAAGTAGAAGGATGGTTGTCAAGGGCAGAAAGTATCGACTCTGAGGTCAGTGATCTGCTTAGGGAGGAACCAACTGAAACTAAGAGATTGTGTCTTTTTGGatattgttcaaaaaattgcATATCAAGCTGTAAGTATGGTAAAAAGGTATCGAAGAAGTTGGAAGAAGTTAAAGAGCTTCTATCTAAAGGAGTTTTTGAAgaattggccgagaaaaggccTGCATCAAAGGTGGTGAAGAAAGATATCCAAACAACAATAGGTTTGGATTCAATGGTCGGAAAGGCATGGGACAGCATCATGAAACCTGAAGGAAGAACTTTAGGTATTTATGGCATGGGGGGAGTTGGGAAAACAACCCTCTTAGCTCGTATCAACAACAAATTCGACAAAGAGGTGAATGAATTTGATGTTGTGATATGGGTTGTGGTCTCTAAAGATTTGCAATACAAGGTGATTCAGGATCAGATTCTAAGAAGATTACGTGCTGACCAAGAATTGGAAAAGGAAACAGAAGAGAAGAAAGCATCTTTCATAGACAATATCCTAAGAAGAAAGAAATTCATACTGCTATTAGATGATCTGTGGAGCGCGgtagatttgaacaagattggAGTTCCACGTCCAACTCAAGAAAATGGATCGAAGATAGTTTTCACCACTCGTTCAAAGAAAGTTTGCAGAGACATGGAAGCTGACGATGAGCTGAAAATGGATTGTTTGTCAACGAATGAAGCGTGGGAACTGTTTCAAAATGTAGTTGGAGAAGCCCCATTAAAGAAGGATCCGGAAATTCTCACACTTGCAGAAAAGATTTCCAAAAAATGTCACGGCTTGCCACTTGCACTCAATGTGATTGGCAAAGCCATGTCATGTAAAGAGGATGTACATGAATGGCGTCATGCAAATGATGTTCTCAAAAGTTCCAGCCGCGAGTTTCCAGGTATGGAAGAAAATATTCTTTCAGTTTTGAAGTTCAGCTATGATGGTTTAGAGGATGAAAAGGTGAAATCATGCTTCCTATACTGTTCGTTGTTCCCGGAAGATTATGAAATAAAGAAGGAGGAGTTGATCGAATATTGGATCAATGAAGGATTTATAAATGGAAAGAGAGATGAAGATGGAAGTAACAACAAAGGTCATGTTATTATTGGTTCGTTAGTTCGTGCGCATCTATTGACAGAATCAGAAACTACTGTGAAAATGCATGATGTGTTACGTGAAATGGCTCTTTGGATAGGGTCTACGTCTGGAAAAGAGGAAGAAAAACAGTGCGTCAAATCCGGTGTGAAGCTAAGCTGTATACCAGATGACATCAACTGGTCAGTTTCGAGAAGGATCTCGTTGATGAGTAATCAAATTGAAAAGATATCTTGCTTTCCCAAATGCCCCAACCTTTCGACTCTATTTCTCAGGGATAACGACTTGAAGGGTATACCAGGTAAATTCTTTCAGTTTATGCCGTCCCTTATCGTCTTGGATCTTTCGCATAACCGAAGTCTTAGGGACTTGCCGGAAGAAATTTGCAGCTTGACTTCTTTGAAATACCTCAACTTATCATACACACGTATAAGTTCGTTATCAGTTGGTTTGAAGGGGTTGAGGAAACTAATAAGCCTGGACCTGGAGTTCACCAAGCTTAAAAGCATTGATGGGATAGGAGCAAGCTTACCAAATCTTCAGGTGTTGAAACTATATCGTTCTCGTCATTATATTGATGCAAGATCAATTGAGGAGCTACAACTTTTAAAGCACTTGAAGATTTTAACAGGAAATGTGACAGATGCTTCAATTTTGGAAAGTATCCAAGGAGTGGAGGGATTGGTGCGTTGTGTTCAACGCCTTCGGATTATCAATATGTCCGCAAAGGATTTAACATTAAACACGGTAGCTCTGGGCGGTCTTCGAGAACTTGAGATTATAAATTCCAAGATCTCTGAGATAAAGATAGATTGGAAATGCAAAGGGAAAGAAGATCTTCCTTCTCAATACTTCAAGCACCTCTTCAGTATTGTTATACATGATTTGGAAGGTCCAAAAGAATTGAGCTGGTTATTGTTTGCTCCAAATCTCAAGCATCTTGAGGTGATACGTTCACCAAGCCtagaagaaataataaataaggAGAAGGGAATGAGTATTAGCAATGTGCATCCTCCTGATATGACAGTTCCCTTTCCGAAGCTAGAATCCCTCACTTTAAGGGGTTTGCCTGAATTAGAGAGAATATGCTCAAGTCCCCAGGCTCTTCCATCCCTGAAAGATATTACTCACTGCCCAAAGCTGTCACTAGAGAGTTTCCAAGACACGAGCAGGTATGTTGAAATTGAAGAATGA